The following is a genomic window from Daphnia magna isolate NIES linkage group LG4, ASM2063170v1.1, whole genome shotgun sequence.
AACTGAGTACGTGTTTAATTATATAAAGTAAACATTTAGTTGACATTTCTAGAGCAACTAATGATCATCTCTTCTTCGTGTAGAAAATAGAGATTACTTTAAAAAGGTCAAGATGTGGGAGCTGAAAACCGCAAGATTTTCTTATGACTATGGTAAGTTGATCGTGGGTTGCATCTCATATTAAAGTCACACCTTTGTGCAGTAGTGTATTGGACAGaattaatttaaacaaaaattttcttctttaggATCGTTGATGCATTATCCGTCGGACGCTTTTGCCAAGGATCCTACTATTCCAGTCATTCAACCGCTACATGGGAAACCTGTTTTAGGTCAACGAAAAACTTTAAGCGCGGTAAGTTCATCTTACTCAATGACAAGCCACAATTTGGATGTTGATGGAAAGAATTTATATCTTACGATTTGTATGGGAAGGGTTTTTCATAAGTTTTTGGTTTATCAACAGCTGGACGTCAAGAAATTAAACCGTTTCTATTGCAAGGCTTCTGGATTGTACGGTTTCACTGGTGGTAAGCCTATCAGACGCTGGGGATTTCGCAGGCCAGTCTAGTTTTATTctaaattataattttattataaACTGTAATACTTATGCCATAAAGTATACTTTATGTGGTATAATTCATGAGATTTACTTCATGCTTATGCTGTCACATATTTAAATCTTTTTGATTCATGGAATATAAAAAATTGTAAGAATTTAAGAGATTTAAGAATCGGAAGATTGCAGTTCTCCTAGTGGTAAGTTTTGGTTACTGTAATTCTGGTTTGAACCTTAATGTTGATGAAAAACTGGGTGCAACATGTAGAGACTTAATTTAAGTCAGTTTGCTTTTGGTTGTACCAAACAATTTTGACCAACTTTTGTTTGCACCTAACAGATGTGAGTCGACGGGTACTTACTGTGTATCTGACGCTTTGTTGACAAAACGGGGGATTGCTGGGACATTTTCGTAAATGGGGTGTAGTTGGGGTGTAGTTGGGGTGTACCCGAGTTTTTAAATCCACAGAACAGCTGGCAGTTCATATAAAGAACATTCGTTTTCGTTGAACTTCGAGCAAAGTCGCCAGTATGAAAACCACGTAAACGAGTGTTCTGTTTAAACACGTGCATGCTATTCCCTATGCTCTGTGGGTATAGAACTAAACTGTTTATAAGGAGCGTGATGGCAATCATAGGCTCACATCATCCGCTGGGTAGATCTTCTTCCACGGTAAGCCCATTCTTTCCTAGCTTTGATGATCGGTATcaacttttaattttcttttttaattgacacaaaaaaatggcgaagaaaagatgaaacttCTTTCCACCATTATCCTGCTGACTATGGCTGTGGCCATGGCTGACCGTGACGAGGATGCCTGGAACTTTTACAAGGTAATTTGAAATGATCACTGCAACAAAATACGGTGATAAGTTGATTTTGGGTTTTTCCAACTAGTTCCAATTTGGCAAGGCTCACTCGCCGCAGGAAGATGCTATTAGAAAACAGAATTTTCTCGCTAGGGACAGGGTCATCGATAAACATAACCGCGAAAACAAGGAATGGCAGATGGCACATAACAAATTCTCTGATATGGTAAGTTTAGTCTTGAAGTTTTCaattataataaaaatggGTCATTAATCCTTGAATCCTTTCCTCTGTTCCAGTCTGAAGAAGAGAAACTGAATATTCTCGGAGTCAAACCAACTATTCGCCGCGAGAGGTCTGTTGGTGGATATTACCCCGTTATGGATCGCCAACTGCCAACTTCCGTATGATTTCATACATAAAATGGTAAACTAGATGAACTTTTAATgtatgtatttttttggattgGTTAGATTGACTACCGTACCGACAAGTGCATGCAGGCAGTCAAGGATCAaggtaattaattattaataatttaaaggagttattaaatttttaatttgaattgaAGGACAATGCGGCAGTTGTTGGTCGTTTGCCGCAGTGGTGCCTATTGAATTCAACACATGCAAGAAAACTGGCACAGCCGTCTCATTCAGGTGTCAtgtccttttcttgtttttttttcgtgtttagCTAATTCACTGGTGTAAACATTTTAGCGAGCAAATGTTGGTGGACTGTGATACTTACGATGGGGGCTGCAATGGGGGAATGTACACGAACGCCTGGCAGTACATTAAGGAAAAGGGGGGGATTATGAAAAGTTCTGCATACAGTTACACCTCTGGATCTACTGGGCTTGTAATGCAACTTTAAGTTTTTAATATTTAcataaaacttaaaaaataacttttttcacttttaaTAATTTGATAATCGTAGACAGGCACTACTTGCAAGTTTGACAGCACTGCAGTGGCCACTAAAGTTACGGCTTTCGACTGGACTATGCCCTATCCCAATGCAACTGTGTCCATGAATTTTCTACAATCTGAAGGACCACTTCCCAGTGCCATTAAGATCCTGGATTCCTTCTACAGTTATGCGTATGACGAGAGAAACAAAGGTTTCATTGTCTGGTTATGCTAATTCTTTTGTGTTACAAAGTTCTGGAGTGTATAGCGACCCCGCTTGCATCGTTGCTGACGAGAACGATATCCATCACGCCATCACTGTCGTTGGTTACGGTACAACTACAGCCACTTCTACTACTCCCGCTACTCCTTACTGGATTGTCCGTAATTCTTGGGGTACTGGTTGGGGTCTGTCGGGCTACTTTTTGATTAAGCGAGGCGTTAACATGTGCAACATTGAATCATGGACTGCTTACGTCCGTGTTGTTTAAATGTGTTCGTCTTTTACGAATAAGCGAACGCTTCTGCGTTTGTCATATAACATGAATGTTTGTGAAGGTTATCAGCATAATATACTACAATACGGTATGGTAATTAATCTCTACATTTTAATCGCTACGATCTTCAAAATTTGATTTCGTCTTTAGTCCGGCAATTAATTGGATTTCCAGTTATTTTTAGAAATATCCCGGATCTACAATCGCTCGTCGAACTTTTCGAACAATTAGGAAAGTTGCCGTATTTGTAACGTATGGCTCCTCCCCTCCATATGTGCAGCTGTGTGGAATCTATTGGATAAACGATGATGCAACGATGCGATGCGTTCTTAGGATTTAGTTTTCACGCTCGAATTGTTGGGAAATTGGCTAATAAATTTCCTAATGGTACGCggataaattttcttttctttaaggATTTTGTAACAAGCTTATTTTATTCCAGCTTAAGAGAATCTAGGTTTTACTTTTGACTTTCTGCGCTAATAAATAGGAGAGTTTTGGACAGTAGTACCAAACGCACTTGCGCTCGAGGTTACGTAGTGCAGAAAGCAGCTGGTTGAGGTAAAAAACATGTCTACTGTATGATTATAATCCCAAATGAGTTCGAACTATGTTGACACTGTCTGTTTGGACTACCTAATTTCCGAGCCAGGCGCAATTGGCATCTGCTGAACCGTGTTCATGTTGACTCGATTAGAGCCGATCATGTTCAAAAGCCTTGCTTATAAATAAGTAAGCTGAAATCAGATAGGTTTGTGTAGTTTCGTGAGAACTTGGCTGAGTGGAAACTGGTAGACAATTAAGGTAGGTCTACTTCTTTTCTTATTGAATTAAAACTTTTTATGAAAATCttgttataattttttttttagcaaaaatgaaattcatgTTCATAATGGTATTAATGGCGTCGGTGATGGCAGCAATTACAGCGACGCCTGTCTTAACTCACAATACCGACAATTGGGTGAGAACTTTATAGCTCACTAGTTAAGATATTCGTGTTAatagtaatattttttaatgttaatTTTAGTTGAAGGATTTCGTAGCTGGTGAACCACTAACTGAAGAAGAATTTCAAAGCGGGTTTTCCAGTCTAGATCGTGGTAAATAtgcaacatttttaaaatttagtcGTTCCTGTGTCTTGTTGTTTTAACGTAATTTTTGAAATCGAGAAATGGGGGAAGATGAATTTATTCCTTGGGATAAACAACATCCTGAGCTGCTTGAGGGTGACATTATGCTACCGGGAAGTAAAAATGCAATCCTGAACCAGAATGCTCTTTGGCCAAATAAAGTCATTCCTTACGTCATCTCAGCGGATTATTGTAAGCATACCAATCAATGGAATTTTAGTAACTTAATTCGTTCGATGATtgttatcttctttttttccacaaAAAGCGGCTCTGCAACGACAAATCATCGCGTCTGGTATGAGTACCTATCACAATAAGACGTGCATCCGCTTCGTTCCACGAACTACCGAAAGAAACTACATCTCAATTTTCAAGAGTGGACAAGGGTATGTTTTCTAAAGAATCCTTTTAGATGAACAACTGATTTTTAATgatgttcattttttattgggATTGCTAAGATGCTGGAGCTACGTGGGTTTGATCAACAATGGCGCCCAAGGTGTGAGCCTGGATGATGGATGTGTGGTTAGTTGGGCACCTGGGGTTGTTTTGCACGAACTTATGCACACGGCCGGATTCTGGCACGAACATATGCGTCCAGATCGTGATACCTACGTTTCAATCAATTTGAATAATGTTCTTGAACGTAAGCTATTTCATTTAATATAGTGGCTTGTTTTAATTAGATTCccattattaaaaatttgtaGAAATCTCGAggtttttattgaaatgaTAATTCGTTTGATATTGTAGGATACCGAGGAAATTTCAACAAGCTTTCGACAACTCAGGTCACTACCCTCGGACTGTCTTACGATTACGGTAATATAATTTTAGTTTGTCGGGTATAACAGGATTTTTTAAGGCATACGTTACATTCAGGATCTGTAATGCACTATCCGAGGGGAGCGTTTGCCATTGATAGTAAC
Proteins encoded in this region:
- the LOC116919996 gene encoding procathepsin L isoform X1 yields the protein MLFPMLCGYRTKLFIRSVMAIIGSHHPLGRSSSTMKLLSTIILLTMAVAMADRDEDAWNFYKFQFGKAHSPQEDAIRKQNFLARDRVIDKHNRENKEWQMAHNKFSDMSEEEKLNILGVKPTIRRERSVGGYYPVMDRQLPTSIDYRTDKCMQAVKDQGQCGSCWSFAAVVPIEFNTCKKTGTAVSFSEQMLVDCDTYDGGCNGGMYTNAWQYIKEKGGIMKSSAYSYTSGSTGLTGTTCKFDSTAVATKVTAFDWTMPYPNATVSMNFLQSEGPLPSAIKILDSFYSYASGVYSDPACIVADENDIHHAITVVGYGTTTATSTTPATPYWIVRNSWGTGWGLSGYFLIKRGVNMCNIESWTAYVRVV
- the LOC116919996 gene encoding procathepsin L isoform X2, whose product is MKLLSTIILLTMAVAMADRDEDAWNFYKFQFGKAHSPQEDAIRKQNFLARDRVIDKHNRENKEWQMAHNKFSDMSEEEKLNILGVKPTIRRERSVGGYYPVMDRQLPTSIDYRTDKCMQAVKDQGQCGSCWSFAAVVPIEFNTCKKTGTAVSFSEQMLVDCDTYDGGCNGGMYTNAWQYIKEKGGIMKSSAYSYTSGSTGLTGTTCKFDSTAVATKVTAFDWTMPYPNATVSMNFLQSEGPLPSAIKILDSFYSYASGVYSDPACIVADENDIHHAITVVGYGTTTATSTTPATPYWIVRNSWGTGWGLSGYFLIKRGVNMCNIESWTAYVRVV
- the LOC116920009 gene encoding hatching enzyme 1.2, which codes for MKFMFIMVLMASVMAAITATPVLTHNTDNWLKDFVAGEPLTEEEFQSGFSSLDREMGEDEFIPWDKQHPELLEGDIMLPGSKNAILNQNALWPNKVIPYVISADYSALQRQIIASGMSTYHNKTCIRFVPRTTERNYISIFKSGQGCWSYVGLINNGAQGVSLDDGCVVSWAPGVVLHELMHTAGFWHEHMRPDRDTYVSINLNNVLERYRGNFNKLSTTQVTTLGLSYDYGSVMHYPRGAFAIDSNVPVITALIGTPVIGQRAGFSTLDVQKLNKLYNCQSSGC